The Plasmodium knowlesi strain H genome assembly, chromosome: 5 genome has a window encoding:
- a CDS encoding repressor of RNA polymerase III transcription MAF1, putative yields the protein MINLDIENLNDVNLILERLEAHDRFIEAKIELFEEIDQSPHSYSASVGANLTGESKNGKEITSSNIQTFNSVGTSTETNNSIDCSNKRGTHKTSIKKKVPEVLNTKEKKNILTNVINILNYVFPDYEFKFLNKSNLKQIKNMNTVIDNINYNLFYVIENIYRGFNKRIWKILKELIDFKHCDVYTYLNDTDNDPYVDKESISSFNYFFFAKKNKRILFISCITKPKYKHQNDEDFNNIFLGIQDEPSINNQNAYDEENSSS from the coding sequence ATGATCAACCTAGATATAGAAAACCTTAACGAtgttaatttaattttagaAAGGCTTGAGGCACACGACAGATTTATCGAAGCGAAAATTGAGTTGTTCGAAGAAATTGATCAATCGCCCCACAGTTACAGCGCCAGTGTTGGTGCGAACCTCACAGGGGAAAGCAAAAACGGGAAGGAAATTACATCCTCAAATATACAAACATTCAACTCCGTTGGTACATCAACAGAGACGAACAACTCCATCGATTGTAGCAACAAACGTGGGACACACAAAACTtcgataaagaaaaaagtaccaGAAGTTTTAAacacgaaggaaaaaaaaaacattctcaCAAACGTAATCAACATATTAAACTATGTATTCCCAGATTATGAATTTaagtttttaaataaatcaaatttgaagcaaataaaaaatatgaacacagTCATAGATAACATTAactataatttattttatgtcattgagaatatatatagaggtTTCAACAAAAGAATTTGGAAGATTTTAAAAGAGTTGATCGACTTTAAACATTGCGATGTTTACACTTACTTGAACGACACTGATAATGATCCCTATGTGGACAAAGAAAGTATTTCAagttttaattattttttttttgccaaaaaaaataaaagaattctGTTCATTTCATGTATTACCAAGCCAAAATATAAACaccaaaatgatgaagactttaacaatatatttttagGCATTCAAGATGAGCCCTCCATTAATAATCAAAATGCATACGACGAAGAAAATTCATCAAGCTAG
- a CDS encoding prohibitin-like protein PHBL, putative, translating into MKGNFLLFKNYAKWYKRGSHQLCVKWYAHNVAELVNTKKKGGEMNKHFSAGPIKDGINKYASEAPARVSFPNADFSPNLSHHNYDNDGDVALTRNAEGPVYENERKPKDEIKLRCAKSLKLLSMCIITSLFFYCTFKKVPEGYICLVQNKSDNTVLPYIYDDLMTFFFNPLKYKVHIIRVIPIQKKFTRVYETLDKKKVRVKLQVKMKPKIPFIIEIFSSFGDNYSTNYIEKEMNLDIMNVVKNYDLDTLVEENKEANGTPHVTVDDAVDQIMDRFYDCSVFHKIILLDVSILFERVE; encoded by the coding sequence ATGAAAGGGAACTTTCTGCTCTTcaaaaattatgcaaaatGGTACAAACGAGGTAGTCATCAGTTGTGCGTGAAATGGTATGCACACAATGTAGCAGAGTTGgtgaatacaaaaaaaaagggcggAGAGATGAACAAACACTTTTCCGCAGGTCCTATAAAAGATGGAATTAATAAATACGCAAGTGAAGCTCCAGCACGAGTAAGCTTCCCCAATGCAGATTTTTCCCCAAATCTTAGTCATCACAATTATGATAATGATGGTGATGTCGCTTTGACGCGCAATGCTGAGGGGCCTGTTTACGAAAACGAGAGGAAACCAAAGGATGAGATAAAATTACGGTGTGCAAAAAGTCTCAAACTGTTAAGTATGTGCATAATCACTTCCTTGTTTTTCTATTGTACATTTAAGAAAGTGCCAGAGGGGTATATTTGTTTAGTGCAAAACAAAAGTGACAACACAGTATTGCCATACATTTATGACGATCTGatgacgtttttttttaatccattGAAATATAAAGTTCATATAATCAGAGTCATTCCAATTCAAAAAAAGTTTACACGTGTGTACGAGACgttggataaaaaaaaagttcgcGTAAAATTACAAGTCAAAATGAAACCCAAAATTCCGTTTATTATCGAAATTTTTAGTTCCTTCGGGGATAATTACAGCACAAATTatattgaaaaggaaatgaactTGGATATTATGAATGTTGTGAAGAATTATGACTTGGATACTTTAGTAgaggaaaataaggaagcGAATGGTACTCCACACGTTACAGTGGATGACGCAGTTGATCAAATAATGGACAGGTTTTACGACTGTTCCgtttttcacaaaataattcttttgGACGTCTCCATCTTGTTTGAACGGGTAGAATAG